GCTGCGGCCAAAAATTAAACATTAACCCCGCGTCCACAGTCCAGGCCGAGCCGACGGCTTCCGGAGTCTCACGCGCAATACTGTGGTAGACCAGGCCATAATCAATACCGCTGGAATTTTGCACGCCAAAACCGATAGACTGCGTGTCGACAAAATACGCGTCCCGGTCTACAAAGCGGCGGCGGCCAAAAGCCAGGCGGCCATACTTGAATGCCGTGTCGGTACCTACAGTATATTTCAAGCTGGACAGGTCATCTTCGCTGTAAGTAAACTGCAGCCCCGGGCGCGCCAGACCGGCGGGATTGTAGTGCAGCGCGGAAGTATCCGCGGCCGTGCCGGTAAAAGCGCCGCCCATACCCAGCGCGCGCACCCCCGAATCACGCCGCAAAACATCCGTAGTCGTGTCCGCAGCGGACAGGGTCAAACAAAATAAAATTAGTGTCAAAAATTTTTTCATTTCATTCTTCAGCGGTTTTTAGCCCCAATTCCTGCAGCTGCTCCGGCGCGACAGAAGACGGCGCTTCGGTCAGCAGACATTCCGCGGATTTTGTCTTGGGAAAAGCAATGACGTCACGGATCGACTCCGCGCCGGACAAAAGCATGACCAGCCGGTCTAGCCCGAGGGCCAAGCCGCCGTGCGGCGGCGCGCCGTACTGAAAAGCGTCCAGCAGGAAGCCGAACTTTTCCCGCGCTTCCTGCGCGCCAATGCCCAAAACCTCGAAAATCTTTTGCTGCTCCTCGGGCTTGTAAATACGCAGCGAGCCGCCGCCTAACTCCACGCCGTTGAGCACAATGTCGTAAGCGGCCGCCAGAGTGTTTGCGTCGAAATTCTCATCCAGCGGCTTGGTAAAAGGATGATGGGTGGGCGTGAGCTTGCCTTCGGCATTGCGCTCCAAAAGCGGAAATTTAACCACCCAGCAAAATTTAAACTCGCGCGGATCGTAAAGCCGCAGGTCTTTGGCAATGGCGCAGCGCAGTTTGCCCAGCGCGTCATGCACGATTTTTTTGCTGTCCGCCACGAACAGCAATATATCGCCGACTTCACCATGCAGACGCGCGATGATCGCGTCCAGCTGCTCCTGGCTGAAAAACTTGGCGATCGGCGAGTTAAGCTCATTTTGGCGGATCGTGATCCAGGCCAGACCTTTCGCGCCAAATTTGCCGACAAAATCTTTGTAGGCGTCGAGCGCGCTGCGCGACAATTTGCCGTCGGCGTTTTTCACATTGATGGCCTTGACTATACCGCCGTGGTCGACCACATCTTTAAAAACTTTTAACTGGGACTGCGCCGCCAGATCTGAAATATCCGTCAAGCGCAGATCAAAACGCAGATCCGGCGCGTCCGAGCCGTAAAAACTGACCGCGTCAGCGTAAGTGATTTCCGGCACTTCGTCGGGATATTTTTGGCCGATCAGCGGCAGGATCCGCGCCAGCAGACCGTCAACCAGATCCCGAATTTCTTTTTCTTCCGCAAAAGACAGCTCCAGATCGATCTGCGTAAATTCTGGCTGGCGGTCAGCCCGCAAATCCTCGTCGCGGAAACATTTGGCGATCTGAAAATATTTTTCGTAGCCGGAAACCATCAGCAATTGTTTGAAAAGCTGGGGCGACTGGGGCAGAGCGTAAAATTTGCCCGGCTTCACGCGGCTTGGCACCAAATAATCGCGCGCGCCTTCCGGCGTGGACTTGGTCAAGAGCGGGGTTTCTATTTCCAAAAAATCCTGTTCATACAAATACTCGCGCGTGACGCGCAGGATATTGGAGC
The Candidatus Margulisiibacteriota bacterium DNA segment above includes these coding regions:
- the aspS gene encoding aspartate--tRNA ligase, which gives rise to MLRKCGSLRKEDIGQEIQLRGWVNRRRDHGGVIFVDLRDRSGLAQITFNAEHDAGLHKLADELRSEYVVSLTGRVIARGAENVNPNMPTGEVEVEGRTLTILNTAKTPPISVCDEQAVDESIKLRYRYIDLRREDLKNNLILRSNILRVTREYLYEQDFLEIETPLLTKSTPEGARDYLVPSRVKPGKFYALPQSPQLFKQLLMVSGYEKYFQIAKCFRDEDLRADRQPEFTQIDLELSFAEEKEIRDLVDGLLARILPLIGQKYPDEVPEITYADAVSFYGSDAPDLRFDLRLTDISDLAAQSQLKVFKDVVDHGGIVKAINVKNADGKLSRSALDAYKDFVGKFGAKGLAWITIRQNELNSPIAKFFSQEQLDAIIARLHGEVGDILLFVADSKKIVHDALGKLRCAIAKDLRLYDPREFKFCWVVKFPLLERNAEGKLTPTHHPFTKPLDENFDANTLAAAYDIVLNGVELGGGSLRIYKPEEQQKIFEVLGIGAQEAREKFGFLLDAFQYGAPPHGGLALGLDRLVMLLSGAESIRDVIAFPKTKSAECLLTEAPSSVAPEQLQELGLKTAEE